In Oncorhynchus mykiss isolate Arlee chromosome 1, USDA_OmykA_1.1, whole genome shotgun sequence, the following proteins share a genomic window:
- the LOC118966096 gene encoding uncharacterized protein LOC118966096 — MCITALHIICLTLMISAFFFPRTLTSLSDVQKKTTNSETLQVLLGVSEDTLVTCVQDSLQGSLSKLACMSNSPSGSAGSMMLTPAVMAELAKDVKSALSVVVKSASASQTSVVTPVRGDSQTKVTESMVRELAAKLEKVDQESKSLTGQVMTMISDTMVAFVDENEQNLLEDLKDKITFLASHVGFIEDLDALIRKYETSYNIGESGSSCTLTSKSIQKLSSREFQTSAIQAVSGVLDKKVSSLSFPSSVIQSELTGAVSGQTLSGIVKTESIHPVGSAASVVVKTFVSDMKSLAESEESPQQKSAWSAAVHIYHSIQNNLKDYFSKLQRCALKSIVTSDDNITNAEFKETVPLPCLDMTYRPSKSEPQLPESTGEVTLQRGLSECSKPLWAKTESEESKLLLTTCTKEVISELLVVYNTEVSKEDPLYTVGEKGSGFSIEREKFVEGVLAQLGDIAHSRASSPIVCEFPCQIEDSRSKATASLTSLLDCIRKLSSEEFKRNATQAVSEFLVKKSSSSLTSAQPAYSVASRYCSIQNQYTWSKDICADSAAFGIIETFVEDLQSLAQPAEVEEREPDLQENAQKLQSRIWSATTSLYNNIQKTLKDFIIHQRRSDMLSRMSSHIPTEDSGHLGTKEHICLASQDLRQASKSVPHLHSLNLEVALHRGVSESSKLLWTETDEALLTNSTKEVISTILTSCEDQASNAPCFSTVGKKISDMSLEVNMLVGGVLSQLKDISLSRSPTPCEDMFERLQGSPERTSPVSLDCSTAASKGIASSHSLSTKSLQKLSSHEFQTKAEKGVSEVLSRSFNIVEEGTTEQYLQSVSTSTTSTDIIQTMVKDQQELTQTTQSSDMVSGTSLLTTGQVSEKRIWSVARNIYYSLQSKITEFLRKDLQRSDTTLGSIQIFTYQSSPASQRASLGHLEVNQSSVTPGGNDACVDILHKLLPKTTELSGSMLEDIDTIRCRSADSQNTRNTSSSRSSISLTPTSKLRQSKWHFALPGTPIPTEFPAQIDFPIVRNTIIEDFFHTEDLLPVTFVDKVRQAAGVVVDIMVESVENTQENGQGASHLDDLRSAVRKLRKIISTWTIHIFSHELVDKVIAIQDSHSTPQVLTLEAAKSASDSILSRLKWGKEQCAISKELSSQLLQIFAEETVKCFLRQWSDEYENINFDVSVQNDPKTSTCMVILQMITKATAKCYFESATSVATSDIVEGVFDLERDTISSTGEQVNTKGSKNVSKNLCPQESLEYQPQNISPTVYFTETMTTSHGSFSPEGIYDITSSFPLEEKSRKPSLFTRLSRSITKGFLSPFKSSRKTKLFK, encoded by the exons atgtgCATCACAGCCTTACATATTATTTGTTTGACTTTGATGATTTCTGCGTTTTTTTTCCCAAggactctaacctctctgtctgatgTGCAGAAGAAAACAACCAACTCTGAGACGCTACAAGTCCTCTTAGGTGTCTCAGAGGACACCCTCGTCACCTGTGTACAGGACAGCCTGCAAGGTTCTCTCTCCAAACTTGCATGCATGTCCAATTCTCCATCTGGAAGTGCAGGCTCTATGATGCTAACCCCTGCTGTAATGGCAGAGTTGGCTAAAGATGTCAAGTCGGCCTTATCAGTGGTCGTTAAGAGTGCCTCCGCTAGCCAAACCTCTGTAGTGACACCGGTAAGGGGAGACTCACAGACCAAGGTGACTGAGAGCATggtgagagagctggctgctaAACTTGAAAAAGTTGACCAAGAGAGCAAGAGTCTAACAGGGCAAGTCATGACCATGATCTCTGACACAATGGTGGCTTTTGTTGACGAGAACGAACAGAATTTGCTGGAAGATCTGAAGGACAAGATCACGTTTTTGGCATCGCATGTTGGCTTCATTGAGGATCTTGATGCCCTGATAAGGAAATACGAGACCAGCTACAATATTGGTGAATCTGGTTCCTCCTGCACGCTCACATCTAAGAGCATCCAAAAACTCTCCAGCCGGGAGTTTCAAACATCAGCAATACAAGCAGTGAGTGGAGTTCTTGACAAAAAAGTCAGTAGTTTGAGCTTTCCTAGTTCAGTCATTCAGTCTGAGTTAACAGGTGCTGTATCAGGTCAAACATTGTCTGGCATTGTAAAGACAGAGTCAATTCACCCAGTGGGCTCAGCAGCGTCAGTAGTTGTTAAGACTTTCGTGTCAGATATGAAGTCCTTGGCTGAATCTGAAGAGAGTCCCCAACAGAAGAGTGCCTGGTCTGCTGCTGTTCACATTTACCACAGCATCCAAAACAACTTGAAAGATTATTTCAGCAAGCTTCAGCGATGTGCCTTAAAgagcattgtcacatctgatgATAACATCACAAATGCTGAGTTTAAGGAGACAGTTCCACTTCCTTGCTTAGACATGACGTATAGGCCCAGTAAGAGTGAGCCTCAGTTGCCAGAGTCCACTGGTGAAGTTACTTTACAAAGAGGCCTAAGTGAGTGCTCAAAACCTCTTTGGGCAAAAACTGAGTCAGAAGAAAGCAAGCTCCTTCTGACAACTTGCACCAAAGAAGTCATCTCAGAGCTTCTGGTCGTGTACAACACTGAGGTGTCAAAGGAGGACCCCCTGTACACTGTTGGAGAAAAAGGATCAGGCTTctctattgagagagagaaatttgTAGAGGGTGTTCTGGCTCAGCTTGGGGATATTGCCCATTCCAGGGCCTCATCACCAATAGTATGTGAGTTCCCCTGTCAAATTGAGGACAGCAGAAGTAAGGCCACAGCTTCTTTGACTAGTCTGTTAGATTGTATTAGAAAACTCTCAAGTGAGGAATTTAAGAGAAATGCCACTCAAGCAGTGAGTGAGTTCCTAGTTAAAAAGTCCTCCAGTAGCTTAACTAGTGCACAGCCTGCTTATTCTGTAGCATCCAGGTATTGTTCCATTCAAAACCAGTACACATGGTCAAAGGATATTTGTGCGGATTCTGCTGCCTTTGGCATCATTGAAACATTTGTGGAAGACCTGCAGAGCTTGGCGCAACCTGcagaagtagaggagagagaacctgaccTCCAGGAAAATGCACAAAAGCTACAGAGCAGGATCTGGTCTGCTACCACTAGTTTATATAACAATATTCAGAAGACATTAAAGGACTTCATCATTCATCAGCGGAGGTCAGACATGCTGAGCAGAATGTCTAGTCATATACCCACAGAGGACTCTGGACATCTTGGGACTAAGGAGCACATTTGTTTGGCAAGCCAGGACTTGAGGCAAGCTAGTAAGAGTGTGCCTCACTTGCACAGTTTGAACCTTGAAGTGGCTCTACACAGGGGTGTCAGCGAGAGTTCAAAACTTCTCTGGACTGAAACAGACGAGGCTCTACTGACCAATAGTACCAAAGAGGTCATTTCAACAATCTTGACCTCATGCGAAGATCAGGCATCAAATGCACCTTGCTTCTCCACAGTAGGAAAGAAAATATCTGATATGTCCCTTGAGGTCAACATGTTGgtaggtggtgttctgtctcaGCTGAAGGACATCTCCTTGTCAAGGTCCCCAACACCATGTGAAGACATGTTTGAACGTCTCCAAGGTTCTCCTGAGCGAACCTCTCCAGTAAGTCTAGATTGCAGCACGGCTGCCTCCAAAGGCATTGCATCTTCCCACAGTCTTTCTACAAAGAGCCTCCAAAAACTCTCTAGTCATGAGTTCCAAACTAAAGCtgagaaaggagtgagtgaggTCCTCTCTAGATCATTTAACATTGTGGAGGAAGGTACAACAGAACAGTACCTTCAGTCTGTATCTACATCCACCacatctactgatattatacaaaccATGGTGAAAGACCAGCAGGAGCTCACCCAGACCACCCAATCATCTGACATGGTATCTGGAACCTCCCTGCTCACCACTGGACAGGTTTCTGAGAAAAGGATCTGGTCTGTTGCTCGTAACatctactacagtctgcaaagtaAGATTACGGAGTTTCTCCGAAAAGATCTTCAAAGATCAGACACAACACTTGGTTCAATCCAAATCTTTACATATCAAAGCAGTCCTGCATCACAAAGAGCAAGTCTCGGCCATCTTGAGGTCAACCAGAGCAGTGTTACACCTGGTGGAAACGATGCCTGTGTGGACATTCTGCACAAATTACTACCTAAAACCACTGAGCTCTCAGGATCCATGCTGGAGGATATTGACACGATCCGTTGTAGGAGTGCTGACAGCCAAAATACAAGAAATACCTCTTCTTCACGCTCTTCTATCTCTCTAACACCTACTTCAAAATTAAGGCAGTCGAAATGGCACTTTGCTTTACCCGGGACTCCCATCCCCACTGAGTTTCCTGCTCAGattgactttcccattgttagaaacacaatcattgagGACTTCTTTCACACAGAGGACTTACTTCCTGTAACCTTTGTGGACAAAGTCAGGCAAGCTGCTGGGGTGGTAGTGGACATTATGGTGGAAAGTGTTGAGAACACACAGGAAAATGGACAGGGTGCTTCTCATCTTGACGACCTCCGATCTGCTGttaggaaattgagaaaaatcaTTTCCACTTGGACCATCCACATTTTCAGCCATGAATTGGTGGATAAAGTGATAGCCATTCAGGACAGCCACAGCACTCCACAGGTCTTAACATTGGAAGCAGCCAAAAGTGCTTCAGACTCCATTCTTTCAAGGCTGAAATGGGGAAAGGAACAATGTGCCATATCCAAGGAGCTCTCCTCTCAGCTTCTCCAGATATTTGCTGAAGAGACAGTGAAGTGCTTCCTgagacagtggtcagatgagtatGAAAACATAAACTTTGATGTTTCAGTCCAGAACGATCCAAAGACTTCTACTTGCATGGTCATTCTTCAAATGATCACCAAAGCCACTGCTAAATGTTATTTTGAGTCCGCTACCAGCGTGGCCACCAGTGACATTGTAGAAGGCGTGTTTGATTTGGAAAGGGATACCATCAGCAGTACTGGAGAGCAGGTCAATACAAAG GGTTCCAAGAATGTTAGTAAGAACCTCTGTCCTCAAGAGTCTCTGgagtaccagcctcagaacatttccCCTACTGTGTACTTTACAG AGACGATGACAACATCTCATGGCTCCTTTTCTCCAGAGGGAATTTATGATATCACATCGTCCTTCCCACTTGAAGAGAAGAGTCGCAAACCCTCCCTTTTCACCAGATTGTCTAGATCCATCACGAAAGGCTTTCTCAGCCCATTCAAATCTTCAAGGAAAACcaaattatttaaataa
- the LOC110529913 gene encoding uncharacterized protein LOC110529913 isoform X2, translating to MFPFSPAYDHRALSQSLDLPVCVVDDHLTSEAVNEMEQSNCTRSRATSVMETTEEGKLNNVEHLTLMDFLQNLTEKQWRGIREGMFDPLTKQHLAGLCLRIVQFLSDKLMQIIIPGLYELLGIQDTASSPLSQRSLTASLTSLLDDKTNTKSRVRFTEAGVPKRPGSRKSYNSFRIPTPYPSSNCMEQEEEEEQESQLKFKEIYLTKGSLGSGSYLPKGAMRYVLKGKFNNFIFISSITICENYTFPCFVVKKI from the exons ATGTTTCCATTCTCTCCTGCTTATGACCATAGAGCCTTGTCCCAGTCTCtagacctgcctgtctgtgtggtggATGACCACCTGACCTCTGAAGCTGTCAATGAGATG GAGCAGAGCAATTGTACCAGGAGCAGAGCAACCTCAGTGATGGAAACCACAGAAGAGGGAAAGCTCAACAATGTGGAACATCTGACACTTATGGACTTCCTTCAAAACCTAACTGAGAA GCAATGGAGGGGGATTCGTGAGGGCATGTTTGACCCG CTGACAAAACAACACCTTGCCGGCTTGTGTCTGAGGATTGTCCAGTTTTTATCGGACAAGCTGATGCAGATCATCATCCCAGGTCTTTACGAACTACTGGGCATCCAAGATACTGCCTCCTCTCCATTGTCACAGAGATCTCTCACAGCGTCACTCACCAGTCTGTTAGACGATAAGACTAACACCAAGTCCCGCGTGAGATTTACTGAGGCTGGTGTACCTAAGAGGCCAGGCAGTCGAAAGTCTTACAATAGCTTTCGCATCCCGACTCCCTACCCTTCCTCCAACTGTatggagcaggaagaggaagaagaacaggAATCACAACTTAAGTTCAAGGAGATTTACCTGACTAAGGGCAGTCTGGGCAGTGGAAGCTACCTGCCTAAGGGGGCCATGAGGTATGTTCTTAAAGGGAAATTtaacaacttcatattcatctccAGCATCACCATATGTGAAAATTACACATTTCCATGctttgtagtaaaaaaaatatag
- the LOC110529913 gene encoding uncharacterized protein LOC110529913 isoform X3, whose product MDDHLTSEAVNEMEQSNCTRSRATSVMETTEEGKLNNVEHLTLMDFLQNLTEKQWRGIREGMFDPLTKQHLAGLCLRIVQFLSDKLMQIIIPGLYELLGIQDTASSPLSQRSLTASLTSLLDDKTNTKSRVRFTEAGVPKRPGSRKSYNSFRIPTPYPSSNCMEQEEEEEQESQLKFKEIYLTKGSLGSGSYLPKGAMRYVLKGKFNNFIFISSITICENYTFPCFVVKKI is encoded by the exons GAGCAGAGCAATTGTACCAGGAGCAGAGCAACCTCAGTGATGGAAACCACAGAAGAGGGAAAGCTCAACAATGTGGAACATCTGACACTTATGGACTTCCTTCAAAACCTAACTGAGAA GCAATGGAGGGGGATTCGTGAGGGCATGTTTGACCCG CTGACAAAACAACACCTTGCCGGCTTGTGTCTGAGGATTGTCCAGTTTTTATCGGACAAGCTGATGCAGATCATCATCCCAGGTCTTTACGAACTACTGGGCATCCAAGATACTGCCTCCTCTCCATTGTCACAGAGATCTCTCACAGCGTCACTCACCAGTCTGTTAGACGATAAGACTAACACCAAGTCCCGCGTGAGATTTACTGAGGCTGGTGTACCTAAGAGGCCAGGCAGTCGAAAGTCTTACAATAGCTTTCGCATCCCGACTCCCTACCCTTCCTCCAACTGTatggagcaggaagaggaagaagaacaggAATCACAACTTAAGTTCAAGGAGATTTACCTGACTAAGGGCAGTCTGGGCAGTGGAAGCTACCTGCCTAAGGGGGCCATGAGGTATGTTCTTAAAGGGAAATTtaacaacttcatattcatctccAGCATCACCATATGTGAAAATTACACATTTCCATGctttgtagtaaaaaaaatatag